AGAAAACAGGGGCCTGTTAACAGTACAAGACTAAAGGTAAGTCTGGAGTTTTGCTTAAACAAAGGTGCTTGCTTAGCAAAACCAGTAGGCTTCAACATGCAATAGAAAATTCATACCTGAATCTAAAAGGGTGAAACTGACCCTAAAGGGACCCATAGGGAGACTAGACATAATAAACCCATACAGATAATCAAAAGGCGAGTAAAGATATGATAGATATGAATTATAGTTGATACaatgaaaaagataaacaaagacacaagaaaacaaaaaggctgaaaaaaagaaaagataaacaaCAGAAATGCTTACATGTCCGGCAATAGCTTAGGTATGATCTCCAAGGTAAAGGGTTCTCCAGATCTCAAGGCTTCCTCAGGAACTTCGTTCATGTTACACTGGTGTATCAGAAAGTCAACATGACCATCTTCTTCTTTAGAGACAGAACTGGTGTATTTTGTTATGCCATGGGCCACCCATGTGTAGTTTTGCAAATTGGAAAGATTATGTGTCTTCTCTGCTGGCAGTCCTTCTAATCGTATGCACAGGTAGCAATTTTGGAAGTCCATTTCCAGATCACACTCCTTGATGAGTAAAGGGGTTAAGGTAAAGGTGCCTTTTAGACCCACCGCTTTCTTGGAACTTCCTTCTTGTCTCCATTTGACTGGTACGTCTCTCAGCAGTACAGCCGCCCCCTCTCTCACTGCAGCCTCTACTGCTTCCATGTCGCACAGTGGCAGCCACACCATTAGATACTCATTTATATTGCGATAGGTTTTAAGAGGTGCTCGGTTTGCAAAACTGGAAAAGCACTCGACAGGCCTAGATGTATGCTCCAGGCAGACTTGGATTCCTGGGGCCAGAGTGCAAAGCTGGGGACTTGGGCTTGGGAAACCACGTTCAATAACGGTGCAGAGTTGGATAGGAAGAGGTTCACCAGCCCGCAATTCAAGAGTTAATTCCATATAATGCCCACAGCTGCTGCGAGTCAAAATACTCTTTGTGTCAGATTTCTCTTTACCTTGCCTTAGGGATGCCATGgcttcttctgcttctccttgACTTATTGCTTTCATTGCTTCATGCCAGGCAAATGAATTAAAAGATATTATGTCGGTTCTAGCTAGATTTCTCAAAGGTTCATCTTTGTGATTAATGTAGGAGTACACACGGCGTCTCCAGGACAAACGCAGACCATTTTCAGTAGGCTCTGGCTGCCTCTCTGGCTGAAGATGGCAGTATTCCAGTACCATTGGGCTGGGTATTGAGTCTCCATTTAATGGAAAGGACGCTTTAAAACTTCGATTCCTAGGATCAACTGTCATGACCACTGCCACTTTTTGCTCTACTACTTTGTGTAATGACAAAGCTAACTTCATTGCGTGTGCCCTCTTCTCGTAAGATGATTCGCGCTTAACCTTCCTGTCAAAGTCAAGGCACAGTAAGTCAATGTCGTTTGGAGAAATCATTAAGACTCTGTTTGAGTTATTTGTGAGAATCCCTTGGAGCAATCTTTGCACTACAATGTCTATGTATCGGCGCAGAGGTGACGAGGCCCACGTGTAGTCACAAAGTTGTAGGGAGTAATGACCGTTGGCATTAAGAGTGCAGGAACGAGTGAAAAATGAGCGACCAAGCTGACTTCTAAATTCTCTAACGGCATAGCTTAGTTGTGGATGCAGATCATCCGTGGAGAGAAGGTCTGTAATTTTGGAATGGCTAATAGTTGGATCCTGCAGCTGATTCCATACTGAGGATAACATAGTAAGTTTTTGCTCGGAGGATGGCTTTGGTAATTCAGTTTCCATCAACAGATGATGTGACAAATAGTTAGAAAAAGGTAAAAggtgttcaaatttttttctcaTCTCATTAATTTTCTGAAAGTTTATAGAGTTTTGACATCGTACAGGGGTCAGATTCTTACATTGATCTTTGTTTGTTAAATACTCTGCGACCCAACTGTTGTACATGATCATGAGCTCCTCAATCATCCTCTGGGCATCCCGGGATCCTGGCAGGCAGTCTTCATCAGGCTGCTTGTAATTGGCTGCTTTCTCCAAGCGGAAGTTTCTGTGGACATTTGAGAAGTGTTCTGCAATGCAGAGACAACCCTCTATGGTGACAAATGTCTGTGGCCTATCTGTCAGTGGCCTATCACGTTCAGCTTCTAGAATGGAGTTGGCTTCATCGTAGGACAGCTGACGGTTAGAGCAGATTACAGAGCGGCAAAAGTGACCTTCCACCATTTGGTCAGTTTCTTTCTCCACTAGTACAAACAGGGAAATTGCCATCCGTTCACAATGTGGCTTTAAACTGCAAAGGTCAGAACACAATCTCTGTGGCAACATGTGGAATGGTTCATACTTAGGTGAATAAAAGGTGACGCCTCTCCTCTTTGCCTCTTTATCTAAGTCACTACCTTCTGGAATTACAGCTGCAAGGTCTGTGATGTGAACTCCAATCTCATAGTAATCACCTTTGTCCTGCACGGAGATGGCATCATCCAAATCTTTGGCACTGAAAGGATCTACAGTAAAGGTTAAAATTTCTCTGCAATCCTTTCTGTCTTTTGTTTGTATAGTTTCTGGTAACTTGTTGGCTTCAGATAAAGCTTCCTTGGGGTACATATTACTATTTTCAACTCCATATTCCAAATCTAGTAATTCTAGCCCCTTTTCAAAGGTTGATACACATGGAAAAACATTAGTTACGATGCCCAAAGGGTAGTAGAAACCCTCGCTCCATCGGATAACCTGTaccaaaaaaactgaattttttctcATCTCCTGTGTCACCTTCTCATAGCGTAGAGTCCTAATACAACCGTTCTTATATTCACGGATTGGAATAAAGTTTGGCTTCTCTTTAAATTTTGGACAAAAAATTTTAGTGACAGTTCGGTCAACAGGAATCATGATGCTAGAATCATAAGTTTCCATCATGCAAACAAAACGTCgatttttttcacttgtaataAGTACTCCGACTACTTTACCTGCATCTGGTTGGACATCTGGAAACAATTCAACAACAACCTGATCACCACCAAACCCTATACCACAGTTTTCTCGTCCATTAATAGCAATATGACGGGGTGACTGCTCATCAAGGGTCACGGCATAGCCGCGGTCGAAAGCTTCCTTGACTAGTACacactttttgtaaatgttggGCTGCATCATCAAGTATTGTTCAAGTGTGTGTGAgggaaaatatgtatatttgacTACATCTTTTTTAGAAGTAACTGGTGGTCTCATTTCCAACATTCCTTCAGCAGACACAGTCACACATGCCTCATTTTTACTGTCCAACATCTCTTGAAGGATGGCATCTTCAGCATTAATGTCCACGTCAGTTGTCCAAGAGTCACTGTCTTCCTCATTATCATCTTCATCATCCTGTTGCCTCCAAGCTTGTAAGTCAGATGCCATCTGCTTTATCCCCTCAACACTGAGGTCTGGTGGGGAGGCACTGCCTGCCTCCACACACTCCCTTAGGTAGCTCCGCCAGATACGGCTACAAGCTCCAAAAGTACATAAGCCGACTACATCTCCAACTACTATGACTTGGGCACGGGCACGTGTTAGAATGGTGTTAAGAACTCGTGGATCACAGAAAAAGTCAAGGCTGAAAGTGGATGAGGTGGGAGGATGAGTAGGAAGGCTGTCAATTGATCGTACGGTGCTTAGAATGATTACAAGGAACTcatgtcctgcaaaaaaaattatagaggGTAAGATTGTAAAGTCAAAACATCAGGGCAATAATTACATGTAATGACCCTCATTTGTctattaaacttttctttttcatctttggGGTCTGTGGAGTCTAGAaatgacatattttaaaatacagattgctcctaaatgaatacattttggaATTTTACATTTGTGTACTAGCAGTCTGGTTATTTATAAGCCCTGAAGGTACGTTTAACATGAAATGCTTACGTTAGGTAATAAAATCACCTTGGtgtttgcaatataatgttttcCATGCAGCATAAGGTTCCAGCTAAAATAATCACTAAAACTTTGGTACCAGGAACTCACCAAGAATGTTGTCATAGTTGGTCACAGTGATATCAAACAGTCGTACTTTGCGTAGCTCTTGACGAATGAGTTTTACCTGTAAAGGATGAGAGGTGTAACCATAAATTTTATATCCAGCGGCAAAATTCTTAAATAATGGTGTatataaagaaacaattttttttgggtAGAATGGTAAGGGTTAGAACccttatcatttttttgtttgctctctGTGTTTGTGCTGGGAAAATTCACCCACTGTGACcactgtcaccaaaacagaaagagAACAGGAATAGACATTTTACCAGAACAGGGGGTGAGGGTAAATCATTCAGAATGCCTCATACTGTGAGAGCTGTCTAATTGTTTTCAATTTGAGGAAATctagaaatgaaaggaaatcttgCCGGAAAGTAAATAAATTCCCTAATAGGTTCAGCCCTTTCTCATCTAGCCATAACAAAGAAAAACTTggacaaaatatacattttaaatgatacatttCAAAGAACCTGTTTtacctgcaaacatttttttaagctgcaaacaaatttgttttaagcTACAAAGCTCCATAAAACAGGTCAGAGAAGCAGATGACTCTATTTACTGTTAGGCCAAAGTTATAATGCAAATGTGATATTTGTAATGCTGGCAACAGCCCGTCAATGGTAGAATCACTAAGGCGGACACAGCAGGAATGTGAAACTCTCACTTGCTTGCATGTGGCAGTCCCTTGTTGCCTGAATGAGCAATGTATTGCTCTCTTTCTGGCGATATAATCTTTGCAGTATTTACAGCATTGAAGGAGCGATCCCTTGGTGCTAAACTTGGAGCAAAGAGATGACACATACAAAGCAAGTGAGTGTCCTCACCAAATGCTATAGAAGTGATTGGATCACTAGTGTGACATTGGACAGGGGTGTCTTCTATCTACACTTGGCCTTCTGACTGAACAGGTCATTACCCTACACTCTATTCCTACCAGCCTGTCCATTGTTAACATAAAGCTCTGTGGCACAGGAAATTTCAAGAGACAAATAGTGTTCTGGCAATAGTTGCTTTAATAAAGAGctgtgtaaattattttcaattttatcaGCTAAAGTTTAATGCAGACTTGTGTGTATATTACCCTAACCTAGGACCTGGAAAATGGTGTGGACAAAAATGGTGCCTGTACAAAGAATCATATGTAAACTAAAGTCAATTCAGGGAGGttacaaaagtaaataataagaaatatgaTCCCGTAGGAAAACGAAGGTTAGCATACCTAAAGGTCTGTGTTGTCAAATCATGAGCATGGAAGAAAAATTGCTGAAAAGATCAATCAATTCTTATTTATAGGGATTAGGAAtatatttccaaatttttttacCTGAGCTCCATGAGATACCACACAAATTTTGCTTCCTTTTACTTTTCCCCACTTCTCTGGCCATCGTTGGAGAACATCTTTGACAGTTTCCACCACCTGCTGTGCTTCTAACACATTCTGCCAGGAATTGCCTTCAGCAGCACAAAAACCATGCACATGGAATAGGGCCAGGGCCTGGCATCCTTGGGGAGGTTCCATTGGCTCAGATGCACAAGCCTCAATAGCATCTTCACGTCTAACGTAAAAGCAACGAGACACAAAGGAGATTATGGCAGGTACGGAGCGGTAGTTTTGGTGGAAGATGATGCGGCTGTTTTTGGCTGCTGGGCAGTCTGTACCCTGGTAATGACTGAAAAGCCGAGTTAGTAGTGTGTGTTCTTCTGTACTGGTTCGGTTGAAGAACCTTGGGGTCTCCTGCATGTGGTCACCAGCCACCACCACCCGTGTCCTGTGGTTCATTAATGATAATGGTATGAGAGCTTCACATTCCATCATTTGTGCTGCCTCATCCAGTAATATATGACTGAAATAACCTCTGGGTACATCTAGCTCCCTGGCCATGACGGCAGTTGTCACAATGATGCGGTGCTTGTCCAGAAGACTCTTGCGGGGCATTACAAAGCAGGACTTGTTATCACTGAGGGAACAGTACTGTAAAGTTATTGGGTTTGTCCTGTTGACAGGGCTTTTGGTATACTTCACTCGTAATGGAGTGGCTTCTGGGTGACCAGATACCACATACGGATGGAAATGTTCTTCAATGTATAGATCGGAAGCACTAGAATAAAAAAAGGagtttttagttgttttaaaaaaaccaGGAGTAACACAGAAAAGTAGGAGAAGAATGCTCCCATACAGGTAGAGATTCCATGagcagaaaatgtcacaaaacaaTGATCTAAAAGCTATAACTGTAGAGTAGTACTGGTTAACACATAGCCCAATGATCCAGCAACAGCAAGTATATTATAgtaacagtaaatataaaatattgaatttataatatatatatatatatat
This Pyxicephalus adspersus chromosome 6, UCB_Pads_2.0, whole genome shotgun sequence DNA region includes the following protein-coding sequences:
- the HELZ2 gene encoding 3'-5' exoribonuclease HELZ2 — protein: MGQFGPPVPLDVAPLLAKVELRLACNKCSRKLHVITYTCNNVNHNCSANLLLSRPKDAKKINKWHEVRCRPAYPKPARYSICWHYRPTQGCITHFEKCSFAWTDEEVQVWSFEKDHHLERSHLRSLLKGKPSPGASLKEPSSWQDILNEFGGRFQYICEQCFYDSPRKVTLTDLCQSHPRPVPLLAHIVIDHARKQCHVIRPMPYAPHIRLCAHSSRGLLCREENGHCPNAHSEVELAVWRVEQNYDLNRSSIQEDAGENIGFYCRLCLVSASTQESFEAHCSSVEHGRMLAADSLQAWIYRDPPDGMKRFFICENPSQCIYGEGCEKAHSQEELQEWILRVKISKRNKQVVEEESLQSYRDRLLQECQHNSTDNRVLSEEDEGIEGVKVLCHSPLKIQFKQKPVKTVWNFTVNSKMPLLHVALLKMDPGATFSLIAQGLPDFCHYAPGSYFQVRGSRTHRYKIEVHAEFSVFGVFEKWLTLDFGIRPVLLQKIFVQVGGLGENHSHWEGVPEQHGSPVKSSERWNPGKQLCFPCKERTQEEEKLLDMYKPPSLNPSYGGRTTERQALTGESYREVMHIRLLQEEAAREEVIARLNMKIDVTLNKMLILPNEMKCAPQGELFANVPLPKGLAKDTEEGYLLQRSVSTALVASSPLQGNRVYEVHMEANSDLDNSVLLRFPERCCRDLSLQHESSAKLEIQFQLDRLQFCMYHEAIERLLDVTLLLPDLSKCSVPASPEQIPWGNNKQKKAISYIAGMVTGKQPVAPLVIYGPFGTGKTSTMAKAALQVIKQAGTRVLICTHNNSASDLYIEEHFHPYVVSGHPEATPLRVKYTKSPVNRTNPITLQYCSLSDNKSCFVMPRKSLLDKHRIIVTTAVMARELDVPRGYFSHILLDEAAQMMECEALIPLSLMNHRTRVVVAGDHMQETPRFFNRTSTEEHTLLTRLFSHYQGTDCPAAKNSRIIFHQNYRSVPAIISFVSRCFYVRREDAIEACASEPMEPPQGCQALALFHVHGFCAAEGNSWQNVLEAQQVVETVKDVLQRWPEKWGKVKGSKICVVSHGAQVKLIRQELRKVRLFDITVTNYDNILGHEFLVIILSTVRSIDSLPTHPPTSSTFSLDFFCDPRVLNTILTRARAQVIVVGDVVGLCTFGACSRIWRSYLRECVEAGSASPPDLSVEGIKQMASDLQAWRQQDDEDDNEEDSDSWTTDVDINAEDAILQEMLDSKNEACVTVSAEGMLEMRPPVTSKKDVVKYTYFPSHTLEQYLMMQPNIYKKCVLVKEAFDRGYAVTLDEQSPRHIAINGRENCGIGFGGDQVVVELFPDVQPDAGKVVGVLITSEKNRRFVCMMETYDSSIMIPVDRTVTKIFCPKFKEKPNFIPIREYKNGCIRTLRYEKVTQEMRKNSVFLVQVIRWSEGFYYPLGIVTNVFPCVSTFEKGLELLDLEYGVENSNMYPKEALSEANKLPETIQTKDRKDCREILTFTVDPFSAKDLDDAISVQDKGDYYEIGVHITDLAAVIPEGSDLDKEAKRRGVTFYSPKYEPFHMLPQRLCSDLCSLKPHCERMAISLFVLVEKETDQMVEGHFCRSVICSNRQLSYDEANSILEAERDRPLTDRPQTFVTIEGCLCIAEHFSNVHRNFRLEKAANYKQPDEDCLPGSRDAQRMIEELMIMYNSWVAEYLTNKDQCKNLTPVRCQNSINFQKINEMRKKFEHLLPFSNYLSHHLLMETELPKPSSEQKLTMLSSVWNQLQDPTISHSKITDLLSTDDLHPQLSYAVREFRSQLGRSFFTRSCTLNANGHYSLQLCDYTWASSPLRRYIDIVVQRLLQGILTNNSNRVLMISPNDIDLLCLDFDRKVKRESSYEKRAHAMKLALSLHKVVEQKVAVVMTVDPRNRSFKASFPLNGDSIPSPMVLEYCHLQPERQPEPTENGLRLSWRRRVYSYINHKDEPLRNLARTDIISFNSFAWHEAMKAISQGEAEEAMASLRQGKEKSDTKSILTRSSCGHYMELTLELRAGEPLPIQLCTVIERGFPSPSPQLCTLAPGIQVCLEHTSRPVECFSSFANRAPLKTYRNINEYLMVWLPLCDMEAVEAAVREGAAVLLRDVPVKWRQEGSSKKAVGLKGTFTLTPLLIKECDLEMDFQNCYLCIRLEGLPAEKTHNLSNLQNYTWVAHGITKYTSSVSKEEDGHVDFLIHQCNMNEVPEEALRSGEPFTLEIIPKLLPDIRKERAIKGLNKASELTKSIALGKQVPDIVFNRNFIPQKSFAIPENPRPLNTSQTEAVRKALTQPFTLIQGPPGTGKTVVGVHLAYWFHHVNQLTESGMDNEGEEEEVAGRRILMYCGPSNKSVDVVGEMLLPLSDKLRPLRVYSEQMELSAFPYPGSNLRVTGYLREGKPNETLRSITLHHLIRQPPNSYWRKITEMDQRIGRGEEISPEEVDAYKALVLKARLEELGRHDIILCTCVASSSKMLADLPITQLIIDECGMCTEPESLVPLVSHNQVQSIVLIGDHRQLRPVVMNDVCKILKMDRSLFERYEERALFLDTQYRMHADICAFPSEAFYDKRLRTSPEIRLRNSLFCHPPRFVCPIVFGEVDGQEQSLVVTTEEGNINSKANLEEAKEAVRLATLLVRHSVEQSDIAILTAYNAQVAEVSKLLQERRLYNVNVSTIMKSQGSEWRYVIFSTVRSASAQDLDSRPTLSWQRRFLGFLSDPNQINVALTRAKEGLCILGNSKLLRCSSLWKRLLQHYSQRGVLFQAANITVGQNNQR